The Deltaproteobacteria bacterium genome has a segment encoding these proteins:
- a CDS encoding metallophosphatase family protein → MLYAVISDIHSNLEALTAFLGEAERLRVDKIICLGDIVGYNANPNECIELLRERGAVCVIGNHDSRVAGFEEPYNFNYHAAAAVYWTRDAIKPENLEFLRGLPKSFTVKGRFTAVHGWVNDIDRYIMGARDAERNFELMESLGAPDICFFGHTHVPAAYSEKDGEAVLLHENPLKLGKGARYLINPGGLGQPRDRDPRAAFLVFDSRKNQAVFHRVEYDIRSASEKVLRAGLPDRLAERLKLGW, encoded by the coding sequence ATGCTTTACGCCGTAATCTCCGATATCCACTCGAACCTGGAAGCCCTGACCGCCTTCCTTGGCGAAGCCGAACGCCTCCGCGTAGACAAGATCATCTGCCTCGGCGACATCGTCGGCTACAACGCAAACCCCAATGAATGCATAGAGCTTCTGAGGGAGAGGGGAGCCGTTTGCGTCATCGGCAATCACGACTCGAGGGTGGCCGGGTTCGAAGAGCCGTACAACTTCAACTACCACGCGGCGGCTGCCGTGTACTGGACGAGGGATGCCATAAAACCGGAGAACCTCGAATTCCTGAGGGGGCTTCCCAAAAGTTTCACTGTCAAGGGGCGGTTTACGGCCGTCCACGGCTGGGTAAACGATATCGACAGGTACATAATGGGGGCAAGGGACGCTGAGAGGAATTTCGAGCTCATGGAGAGCCTTGGCGCGCCGGATATCTGCTTCTTTGGGCATACGCACGTTCCGGCCGCCTACTCGGAGAAGGACGGAGAGGCGGTACTTCTCCATGAGAATCCCCTGAAGCTCGGCAAAGGCGCCAGGTATCTCATAAACCCTGGCGGGCTCGGCCAGCCCCGCGACCGAGACCCCAGGGCCGCATTCCTGGTATTCGACTCGAGGAAAAACCAGGCGGTTTTCCACAGGGTCGAGTACGACATCCGCTCCGCCTCGGAAAAGGTCCTTCGGGCCGGTCTTCCTGACAGGCTCGCCGAAAGGCTCAAGCTCGGGTGGTGA
- a CDS encoding HD-GYP domain-containing protein, which yields MFRKIPMDELKKGMKLCALEKDDTGRPSFFMNSLLVRSDADIETFRGRGYGIAYVIPDDCAAGPAGEPDPQDAAHPVLDAGAALPEAVEFEEEIYRAASLKDEAIAHVMGFLTDIRAGRSIDAEAFGLIVVRMIDSIFRNPEALTCLAWLRDNDDCTFRHSLNSCILSIALGSELGFNREKLIELGMAAVLHDIGKLLVPGALLKKTGRYTESELAQMQRHSELGADLLHKTDGIKRSSIITARQHHERMDGKGYPEGLSGTRIHEFGRIVSVAEGYEAMTSERAYRKSFTPHEALQVMSFGNNSVYDARFLQGFIRCVGIYPIGSVVELSTGEIAVVKSNDREDPLKPAVLVVLNRNGQSLAPPVELALSECKGLCIKGSASPGKYGIDTNRFILGEHGRPLA from the coding sequence ATGTTCAGAAAGATACCGATGGACGAGCTTAAAAAGGGGATGAAGCTCTGCGCCCTTGAAAAAGACGATACCGGCAGGCCGTCTTTTTTCATGAACTCGCTCCTGGTTAGAAGCGATGCCGACATAGAAACCTTCCGGGGCAGGGGGTACGGCATTGCCTATGTTATACCGGACGATTGCGCAGCAGGACCGGCCGGAGAGCCTGACCCTCAGGATGCGGCGCATCCCGTTCTGGACGCGGGCGCAGCGCTTCCGGAGGCCGTGGAATTCGAAGAGGAGATATACAGGGCAGCCTCCCTCAAGGACGAGGCCATAGCCCATGTGATGGGCTTCCTTACAGACATCAGGGCCGGAAGGAGCATTGATGCGGAGGCCTTCGGCCTGATCGTCGTCAGGATGATAGACAGCATATTCAGAAACCCCGAGGCCCTGACCTGCCTCGCGTGGCTGAGGGACAACGACGACTGCACATTCCGGCATTCCCTCAATTCCTGCATACTGTCGATTGCCCTTGGCAGCGAGCTGGGCTTTAACAGGGAAAAGCTAATCGAGCTCGGCATGGCGGCGGTCCTCCATGACATAGGAAAGCTCCTTGTCCCAGGAGCCCTGCTTAAGAAAACAGGGCGGTACACTGAAAGCGAACTCGCTCAGATGCAGAGGCATTCCGAGCTTGGCGCCGACCTGCTCCACAAGACCGACGGCATAAAGCGCTCCTCGATAATCACTGCGCGCCAGCACCATGAGAGGATGGACGGCAAGGGATATCCTGAAGGGCTCTCAGGCACGCGCATACACGAGTTCGGGCGCATAGTCAGCGTTGCCGAAGGCTACGAAGCAATGACTTCGGAGAGGGCTTACAGGAAGAGCTTCACGCCGCACGAGGCCCTGCAGGTAATGTCCTTCGGGAATAACTCCGTCTACGACGCCCGCTTCCTGCAGGGCTTTATCCGGTGCGTAGGCATATATCCGATAGGAAGCGTGGTTGAGCTCTCAACAGGGGAGATAGCCGTTGTTAAATCGAACGACCGCGAAGACCCGCTAAAACCCGCAGTGCTGGTCGTATTGAACAGGAACGGCCAGTCCCTCGCGCCCCCTGTGGAGTTGGCCCTTTCTGAATGTAAAGGCCTCTGCATAAAAGGCTCTGCAAGCCCGGGAAAGTACGGCATTGACACGAACAGGTTCATCCTCGGGGAGCACGGCCGTCCCCTCGCATGA
- a CDS encoding tetratricopeptide repeat protein — MTTFGRTRVAILLAIALILSVLAYSNTFTGEFQFDDDGTVAENPYVTDIGNFRGLTLAKSFVDGIRPVATFTFSVNYYFWGLDVLPYHVTNFAVHAICGLLVFYLALLTARSPGLLYDENRSLFIAFLTSAIFLLHPVQTESVSYISQRYESLASLFYLASLIAFIKARQAAGVPRRYTFYALSVAAGILALGSKQSAITLPLMIMLYDFYFLNEKPSLKRMAGPLIFLALAAVAGLIIIKGLKGADAGFSVQGFTPWEYLLTQFRAIVTYIRLLFLPAWQNLDYDFRISRSLFEIDTLLSFLFLLSLFVSALFLLRRARASSFFILWFFIILAPTSSIIPLVDPVFEHRVYLASAGVFFIFSDTMWAGLSWAWKRRPARGRALAISGALVLMLLLSGLTYERNEVWRTKLSMWLDVAMKSPMKSRPHNNLGNCYMLLERPVEAIEEYKKAIALDPGNIEAYYNISLNLEKTGRFDQAVYYYDIFSRNAPSRYERQKEFARKRVERFREIERLGFAAGQ, encoded by the coding sequence ATGACGACGTTCGGAAGAACCCGCGTTGCGATACTCCTCGCAATTGCCTTAATCCTCTCAGTACTCGCCTATTCGAACACCTTTACCGGCGAATTCCAGTTCGACGACGACGGCACCGTGGCGGAAAACCCCTATGTCACGGATATCGGTAATTTCCGTGGTCTGACCTTGGCGAAATCCTTCGTTGACGGCATCCGCCCGGTAGCGACCTTCACCTTCTCCGTAAATTATTATTTCTGGGGCCTCGACGTTCTGCCCTACCACGTAACCAACTTCGCCGTTCACGCCATATGCGGACTCCTGGTCTTTTATCTGGCGTTATTGACCGCGCGCTCGCCAGGGCTACTTTACGATGAAAACCGCTCCCTTTTCATAGCCTTTCTCACCTCTGCCATATTCCTCCTCCATCCGGTCCAGACCGAGTCCGTAAGCTATATATCGCAGAGGTATGAATCGCTCGCTTCGCTATTCTACCTCGCCTCCCTCATCGCGTTCATAAAGGCGCGGCAGGCAGCCGGAGTGCCTCGGAGATACACCTTCTATGCTTTGTCCGTAGCCGCGGGAATACTGGCGCTCGGCAGCAAGCAAAGCGCAATAACTCTGCCGCTCATGATAATGCTCTATGATTTTTATTTCCTTAACGAAAAGCCCTCCCTGAAAAGGATGGCCGGGCCTTTGATATTCCTGGCCCTTGCGGCAGTTGCCGGGTTGATCATCATAAAGGGGCTCAAGGGAGCCGACGCCGGCTTCTCTGTCCAGGGCTTCACGCCCTGGGAATACCTTTTAACCCAGTTCAGGGCGATCGTAACCTACATAAGGCTCCTATTCCTCCCTGCCTGGCAGAACCTCGATTACGATTTCAGGATAAGCAGGAGCCTTTTTGAAATTGACACACTCCTTTCATTCCTGTTCCTTCTTTCGCTTTTCGTCTCCGCCCTATTCCTCTTAAGGAGGGCGCGGGCCTCCTCGTTCTTCATACTCTGGTTCTTTATCATACTCGCGCCCACTTCGAGCATAATCCCCCTGGTAGACCCGGTATTCGAGCACAGGGTCTATCTCGCCTCGGCAGGCGTTTTTTTCATCTTTTCGGATACGATGTGGGCCGGGCTTTCATGGGCATGGAAAAGGCGGCCTGCCCGCGGCCGGGCCTTGGCGATTTCAGGTGCCCTCGTCCTCATGCTCCTGCTTTCAGGGCTTACATACGAGAGAAATGAGGTATGGCGGACGAAGCTCTCGATGTGGCTGGACGTTGCAATGAAATCACCGATGAAATCCAGGCCGCACAACAACCTCGGGAACTGCTACATGCTTCTGGAGAGGCCCGTTGAGGCCATAGAGGAATACAAAAAGGCGATAGCGCTCGACCCCGGCAACATCGAAGCCTACTATAACATATCGCTCAATCTTGAGAAGACAGGCCGCTTCGACCAGGCCGTATATTATTACGATATCTTCTCAAGGAACGCGCCATCCCGGTACGAAAGGCAGAAGGAGTTCGCAAGGAAAAGGGTCGAGAGGTTCAGGGAGATAGAGCGGCTCGGTTTTGCCGCGGGCCAGTAG
- the moaA gene encoding GTP 3',8-cyclase MoaA: MPLVDAYGRSIEYLRISVTDRCNLRCVYCMPPEGIDLAEPEHILRYEEILRLARIAARGGVTKVRVTGGEPLVRKGIIDFLKDLASIPGIEDLSLTTNGVLLKEYARRLREAGLRRVNVSLDSLKRERFAAMTRGDRLSEVLEGLDEAQKAGLTPVKINMVVIKGFNDDEIIDFALISKEKPYHVRYIEYMPFNTQEGWQREKCLTAREIKERIEAALGPLEPVIDSKDGAGPARRFRFKGAPGEIGLISPVSEHFCGSCNRLRLTSDGKLRTCLFSDTEADLRTPLRDGSTDEAIERIFLAAVREKPKGHAINENIFKKCSRTMSLIGG, from the coding sequence ATGCCACTTGTCGACGCATACGGGCGTAGTATTGAGTACCTCCGGATTTCGGTCACTGACCGCTGCAACCTCCGCTGCGTCTACTGCATGCCGCCGGAAGGCATAGACCTAGCCGAGCCCGAGCACATCCTGAGGTATGAGGAGATATTGAGGCTTGCGAGGATTGCGGCTAGGGGCGGCGTTACTAAGGTCAGGGTAACAGGCGGGGAGCCGCTCGTAAGGAAAGGCATCATCGATTTCCTCAAGGACCTCGCCTCAATACCGGGCATAGAAGACCTGAGCCTTACGACTAACGGCGTGCTCCTCAAGGAATACGCCAGGAGGCTCAGGGAGGCCGGGCTCAGGCGGGTCAATGTGAGCCTCGATTCATTGAAGCGCGAAAGGTTCGCTGCCATGACCCGCGGCGACAGGCTCTCGGAGGTGCTCGAAGGCCTCGATGAGGCCCAGAAGGCCGGGCTTACCCCGGTCAAGATAAATATGGTCGTCATAAAGGGATTCAACGACGACGAGATAATAGATTTCGCCCTAATCTCGAAGGAGAAGCCCTACCATGTAAGGTATATCGAGTACATGCCCTTCAACACCCAGGAGGGCTGGCAGAGGGAGAAGTGCCTGACCGCCAGGGAGATAAAGGAGCGCATAGAGGCCGCGCTCGGACCGCTGGAGCCCGTCATCGACTCCAAAGACGGCGCAGGGCCTGCGAGGAGGTTCAGGTTCAAGGGCGCTCCCGGTGAAATAGGCCTCATAAGCCCGGTATCGGAGCACTTCTGCGGCTCCTGCAACCGTCTCCGCCTTACCTCTGACGGGAAGCTCAGGACCTGCCTCTTCTCGGATACCGAAGCGGACCTCCGCACCCCGCTTCGGGACGGCTCAACGGACGAGGCCATCGAAAGGATATTCCTTGCCGCCGTCCGGGAAAAGCCCAAGGGGCACGCGATAAACGAGAACATCTTCAAAAAATGCAGCAGGACGATGAGCCTCATAGGCGGGTAG
- a CDS encoding PBP1A family penicillin-binding protein, translating to MKFLRKSLYFVLAAVILGFGTYWYFTRDLPPLDTIQDYNPNLVTKVLSHDGRLIGEFYIERRVAVDLDRVPAHLINAFIAAEDAGFYEHEGISYSSIFRAFLKNLQAGRVVQGGSTITQQVAKSFFLSSEKTISRKVREAIMAFRIEKNLNKQEILHLYLNQIYLGSGAYGIQAASEAYFGKDVSELTLAESALLAGLPKAPSKYSPYESMELARKRQEYVLDRMVETNYLTRSEADRAYAEGLKLVPRRSESLWVGPYFTEEVRKHLEAKYGAELLYRGGLEVHTTLDVEMQRAANRAVDLGLREHDKRRGFRGPVKTLKTKEEAEAFRKEMEKKLLHDQPGPGKYYLAVVKSFSGRDRSLSVDIGGKPGVISAEDMQWARLYNPTREPDGGRQEDLRKILKAGDVVQVAVKAMPESAAAPLELRLEQEPLAQAALLAMEPETGAVKAMVGGFDYSKSQFNRAMQAMRQPGSAFKPIIYTAAMDSGLTPASIVMDSPVVFEDTEREDSWRPRNYDEQFYGPTTIREAIARSRNVITIKVLKQMGVKQALNYARLLGINSPLAGDLSLALGSSAVTLQELTVAFSTLANLGVKPAPLLVTRVVDRTGRVLEETGAFSTSVISPQTAYIMTSLLQGVVESGTGMRARALGRPVAGKTGTTNNLNDAWFIGYVPGLAAGAWVGYDDEKPLGTRETGSRAALPIWLSFMSEAIAGTPANGFPVPEGLEFARIDPATGLLANDSTKDAVFEVFKAGTAPIELSPARNIGGPSDFFMIDTDQAPAPRTRPDETEFLD from the coding sequence ATGAAGTTCCTCAGGAAATCGCTCTATTTCGTCCTGGCCGCGGTAATCCTTGGCTTCGGGACGTACTGGTACTTTACCCGCGACCTCCCGCCGCTCGACACCATCCAGGACTATAACCCCAACCTGGTGACAAAGGTCCTCTCGCATGACGGCAGGCTCATAGGCGAGTTCTATATAGAGCGGAGAGTCGCAGTAGACCTCGACCGGGTTCCGGCCCACCTCATAAACGCCTTCATAGCCGCCGAGGACGCCGGGTTCTACGAGCACGAGGGCATAAGCTACTCGAGCATATTCAGGGCATTCCTTAAGAACCTCCAGGCCGGCCGGGTCGTCCAGGGCGGCTCCACCATAACCCAGCAGGTCGCGAAGAGCTTCTTTCTCTCCTCGGAGAAGACGATCTCGAGGAAGGTCCGCGAGGCCATAATGGCCTTCAGGATAGAAAAAAACCTCAATAAGCAGGAGATACTCCATCTCTACCTGAACCAGATATACCTGGGGAGCGGCGCTTACGGCATCCAGGCCGCTTCCGAGGCCTACTTCGGCAAGGACGTAAGCGAGCTTACGCTTGCCGAGTCGGCCCTCCTCGCCGGGCTTCCCAAGGCGCCAAGCAAGTATTCGCCATACGAGAGCATGGAGCTTGCCCGGAAAAGGCAGGAATACGTCCTCGACAGGATGGTCGAAACGAATTACCTCACGCGGAGCGAGGCGGACAGGGCCTATGCCGAGGGGCTCAAGCTCGTGCCGAGGCGCTCTGAAAGCCTTTGGGTGGGCCCCTATTTCACGGAGGAGGTCAGGAAACACCTGGAGGCGAAGTACGGGGCAGAGCTCCTTTACAGGGGCGGCCTCGAGGTGCATACGACCCTTGACGTCGAGATGCAGAGGGCCGCGAACAGGGCGGTGGACCTGGGGCTCCGCGAGCACGACAAGCGGCGCGGGTTCAGGGGCCCTGTTAAAACGCTCAAGACAAAAGAGGAAGCCGAGGCCTTCAGGAAGGAAATGGAAAAGAAGCTCTTACACGACCAGCCCGGGCCCGGGAAATACTATCTTGCCGTGGTCAAGTCGTTCAGCGGCAGGGACCGGAGCCTCTCGGTCGACATAGGCGGAAAGCCCGGCGTCATCTCGGCTGAGGACATGCAATGGGCAAGGCTCTATAACCCCACCCGCGAGCCTGACGGCGGAAGGCAGGAGGACCTCCGGAAGATACTCAAGGCCGGAGACGTCGTGCAGGTCGCGGTAAAGGCGATGCCGGAGAGCGCGGCTGCCCCCCTTGAGCTCAGGCTCGAACAGGAGCCGCTTGCGCAGGCCGCGCTCCTCGCAATGGAGCCGGAGACCGGGGCCGTCAAGGCGATGGTCGGCGGCTTCGATTACTCCAAGAGCCAGTTCAACAGGGCCATGCAGGCCATGAGGCAGCCGGGCTCGGCCTTCAAGCCCATTATATACACGGCTGCAATGGACAGCGGCCTTACTCCCGCGAGCATCGTAATGGACTCCCCTGTCGTATTCGAGGACACTGAAAGGGAGGACTCCTGGAGGCCCAGGAACTATGACGAGCAGTTCTACGGCCCGACTACCATCAGGGAGGCCATAGCGAGGTCCAGGAACGTAATAACCATCAAGGTGCTCAAGCAGATGGGCGTAAAGCAGGCGCTCAATTACGCAAGGCTCCTGGGCATAAACTCGCCGCTTGCGGGCGACCTTTCGCTGGCTCTCGGCTCATCCGCGGTTACGCTCCAGGAACTGACTGTCGCCTTCTCGACCCTCGCGAACCTCGGCGTAAAGCCTGCCCCCTTGCTCGTTACAAGGGTCGTTGACCGGACGGGCCGCGTACTCGAGGAGACAGGGGCTTTTTCGACGTCGGTCATCAGCCCGCAGACGGCGTATATCATGACGAGCCTCCTCCAGGGGGTCGTCGAGTCCGGAACCGGCATGAGGGCCCGGGCCCTAGGGCGGCCCGTCGCCGGAAAGACCGGCACTACCAACAACCTGAACGACGCATGGTTCATAGGCTATGTGCCGGGGCTTGCGGCAGGGGCCTGGGTGGGGTATGATGATGAAAAGCCCCTCGGAACGAGAGAGACGGGCTCCAGGGCCGCTCTCCCCATTTGGCTGAGCTTCATGTCCGAGGCGATTGCAGGGACCCCGGCGAACGGGTTCCCGGTCCCTGAGGGCCTGGAATTCGCCCGGATCGACCCGGCGACGGGCCTCCTGGCCAACGATTCCACAAAGGACGCCGTCTTCGAGGTCTTCAAGGCCGGGACGGCGCCGATAGAGTTATCGCCCGCCCGGAACATCGGCGGGCCCTCGGACTTCTTCATGATAGACACGGACCAGGCCCCGGCCCCCAGGACCAGGCCCGATGAAACCGAGTTCCTGGACTGA
- a CDS encoding bifunctional (p)ppGpp synthetase/guanosine-3',5'-bis(diphosphate) 3'-pyrophosphohydrolase, protein MVRLENILEKVASYSPKADLELIKKAYVVSGVLHQGQIRQSGEPYLTHPLEVANILADMRMDSQSVATGLLHDTVEDTHTTIERIDELFGPEIAGLVDGLTKLSRMTFEKKADHEAENFRKMVLAMGRDIRVILIKLADRLHNMRTLGSLDPAKQRKIAQETLDIYAPLANRLGIGWIKTELEDLAFMYLEPESYADLKEKLASALNIKENFIETVKEQIEAKLKENGVEGDVSGRPKHLFSIYKKMKEQDVEFDRIYDIMAFRVIVNTLKDCYGVLGIIHSTWKPVPGRFKDYIAIPKLNMYQSLHTTVVGPFGVRMEVQIRTEEMHRIAEYGIAAHWRYKEGREPEGKDDKSFAWLRQLLEFQMDLKDSDEFMDSLKVGLFPEEVFVFTPKGDIKQFPLGATPVDFAYSVHTDIGNTCSGAKVNGKMVPLKYRLRNGDIVEIITSQSHNPSKDWLKFVVSSRAKARIRQWIKTEERAKSIALGKEILDKELTRHSLEPGKFLKSEEFEKIAAGFGVQGAESLLASVGYGKISANQVLGKLLPPEKLRDRQKFSFRRMFDKWKPGEKDRSAIIVRGVEDVLVRFAKCCNPLPGDEIEGYITHGQGVAIHAVGCPTLLHIDRDRRIEVAWDRKIKSMRPVSIQVVCRNEKGLLAEMTNAIKTADANISSADIRTSQDNKAVCTFEVEVSDSNHLKNIISALKSIKKVTKVERIKSGTPREAEAESVP, encoded by the coding sequence ATGGTCAGGCTCGAGAACATATTGGAGAAGGTGGCTTCCTACAGCCCTAAGGCCGACCTGGAGCTCATAAAAAAGGCATACGTGGTCTCCGGCGTCCTGCATCAGGGGCAGATAAGGCAGTCAGGGGAGCCCTATCTCACGCACCCGCTTGAGGTGGCGAATATCCTCGCGGATATGAGGATGGACTCGCAGAGCGTCGCTACCGGGCTCCTCCACGACACGGTCGAGGACACTCACACCACCATCGAGAGGATAGACGAGCTTTTCGGCCCTGAAATAGCCGGCTTGGTGGACGGGCTTACAAAATTGAGCCGCATGACTTTCGAGAAGAAGGCCGACCACGAGGCCGAGAACTTCCGGAAGATGGTCCTGGCCATGGGCCGCGACATCAGGGTCATCCTCATAAAGCTCGCGGACCGGCTCCATAACATGAGGACGCTGGGGTCGCTCGACCCGGCCAAGCAGAGGAAGATAGCCCAGGAGACGCTCGATATATACGCGCCGCTCGCCAACCGACTCGGCATCGGGTGGATAAAGACCGAGCTCGAGGACCTTGCCTTCATGTACCTCGAGCCCGAGAGCTACGCCGACCTCAAAGAGAAGCTCGCGAGCGCCCTGAACATCAAAGAGAACTTCATCGAGACGGTGAAGGAGCAGATCGAGGCGAAGCTTAAGGAGAACGGCGTCGAGGGCGATGTGAGCGGCAGGCCGAAGCACCTGTTCAGCATCTACAAGAAGATGAAGGAACAGGACGTCGAATTCGACAGGATATACGACATAATGGCCTTCAGGGTGATCGTTAATACCCTGAAGGACTGCTACGGCGTCCTCGGCATCATACACTCCACATGGAAGCCCGTGCCCGGTAGGTTCAAGGACTATATCGCCATCCCCAAGCTCAACATGTACCAGTCCCTCCATACGACCGTCGTCGGCCCCTTTGGGGTGAGGATGGAGGTGCAGATACGGACCGAGGAGATGCACAGGATTGCCGAGTACGGCATCGCCGCCCACTGGAGGTACAAGGAGGGGAGGGAACCCGAGGGCAAGGACGACAAGAGCTTCGCGTGGCTCAGGCAGCTCCTTGAGTTCCAGATGGACTTGAAGGACTCGGACGAGTTCATGGACTCCCTCAAGGTCGGCCTCTTCCCGGAGGAGGTCTTCGTCTTTACGCCAAAGGGCGATATAAAGCAGTTCCCGCTCGGCGCTACCCCAGTGGATTTCGCTTACTCGGTCCATACCGACATAGGGAACACCTGCTCCGGCGCCAAGGTGAACGGCAAGATGGTGCCACTGAAATACAGGCTCCGGAACGGCGACATCGTCGAGATAATCACTTCCCAGAGCCACAACCCCTCGAAGGACTGGCTTAAGTTCGTCGTAAGCTCCAGGGCCAAGGCCAGGATACGGCAGTGGATAAAGACCGAGGAGAGGGCAAAGTCCATCGCCCTCGGGAAAGAGATACTGGATAAAGAGCTTACGCGCCACAGCCTCGAACCGGGGAAGTTCCTCAAATCCGAGGAGTTCGAGAAAATCGCCGCCGGGTTCGGCGTGCAGGGCGCCGAAAGCCTCCTTGCCTCCGTCGGCTATGGGAAGATATCGGCGAACCAGGTGCTCGGAAAGCTCCTGCCGCCCGAGAAGCTCCGCGACCGCCAGAAGTTCTCCTTCAGGAGGATGTTCGACAAGTGGAAGCCCGGGGAAAAGGACAGGAGCGCGATAATCGTGAGGGGCGTGGAGGACGTGCTGGTCCGTTTCGCCAAGTGCTGCAACCCTCTTCCCGGCGACGAGATAGAGGGCTACATCACTCACGGCCAGGGCGTTGCCATCCACGCGGTTGGCTGTCCCACCCTCCTTCATATCGACAGGGACAGGAGGATAGAGGTCGCGTGGGACCGGAAGATCAAGTCCATGAGGCCGGTCAGCATACAGGTGGTCTGCAGGAACGAGAAAGGGCTTTTGGCCGAGATGACGAACGCCATAAAGACCGCGGACGCCAACATATCGAGCGCGGACATAAGGACGAGCCAGGACAACAAGGCCGTTTGCACCTTCGAGGTGGAGGTGAGCGATTCGAACCACCTGAAGAACATCATATCCGCGCTCAAGAGCATAAAGAAGGTGACGAAGGTCGAAAGGATAAAGAGCGGAACCCCAAGGGAAGCAGAGGCTGAGAGCGTTCCCTGA
- a CDS encoding RidA family protein has protein sequence MKKEEIKTGQAPAAIGPYSQGVRAGDLIFVSGQIPIDPATGNAVAGGIVAETRQVLENLKAVLEEAGAGLKDVVKTTVYLSDLARFNEMNTVYGEFFSRPFPARATVGVSALPKGVGVEIDAVAVVGNKVK, from the coding sequence ATGAAAAAAGAAGAAATAAAGACCGGGCAAGCGCCCGCGGCAATTGGCCCCTATTCACAGGGCGTAAGGGCAGGGGACCTCATCTTCGTCTCCGGGCAGATACCTATAGACCCGGCCACAGGGAATGCAGTCGCAGGCGGCATTGTGGCTGAAACCAGGCAGGTGCTCGAAAACCTAAAGGCTGTCCTCGAGGAGGCAGGCGCAGGGCTTAAGGACGTCGTAAAGACGACTGTGTACCTTTCAGACCTGGCCAGGTTCAACGAGATGAATACCGTTTACGGAGAGTTCTTTTCCAGGCCTTTTCCGGCCAGGGCGACAGTCGGGGTGAGCGCTCTTCCCAAGGGGGTCGGGGTGGAGATAGACGCGGTAGCGGTGGTCGGCAATAAGGTGAAATAA
- the rpmB gene encoding 50S ribosomal protein L28, protein MAGTCEICGKGPSFGNNVSHANNKTKRRWNPNLQPVKAVHNGRVRKIKVCSRCIRSGAVVKAA, encoded by the coding sequence ATGGCAGGCACATGTGAGATATGCGGGAAGGGCCCTTCGTTCGGCAACAACGTAAGCCATGCGAATAACAAGACCAAGCGGAGATGGAACCCCAACCTCCAGCCCGTAAAGGCCGTCCATAACGGCAGGGTCAGGAAGATAAAGGTCTGCAGCAGGTGCATCCGCTCGGGGGCCGTAGTAAAGGCCGCCTGA
- a CDS encoding YdcF family protein: protein MKRRGTIILIAVIAAFSVVTSLFLDFVDDTRAYRQAGTGADAIVVLTGGRGRTAEGLSLLRKGKGAVLILSGVHADADLDSIYLNQVNLVERPSIVLEKFSKSTYENALEVRRIMEEKGLKSMVLITSGYHIKRAHYTFSKVMPDLRIEPYSVSTSNFEIDNWYGGKGLGLLAIEFMKYYWYMGRFAILGEPGLARAVASRSV from the coding sequence ATGAAAAGAAGGGGCACTATCATATTAATAGCCGTTATCGCGGCGTTTTCCGTGGTCACCTCGCTTTTCCTCGATTTTGTCGACGACACGAGGGCCTACAGGCAGGCAGGCACAGGGGCCGACGCGATAGTCGTACTTACCGGAGGGCGCGGGAGGACGGCCGAGGGATTGTCGCTTTTGAGGAAAGGGAAGGGGGCGGTTCTTATATTGAGCGGGGTCCACGCGGACGCGGACCTCGACTCCATATACCTGAACCAGGTGAACCTGGTCGAGCGCCCGAGCATAGTGCTTGAAAAATTCTCGAAGAGCACATATGAGAACGCCCTTGAGGTGAGAAGGATAATGGAGGAGAAGGGGCTTAAGTCCATGGTCCTTATAACCTCCGGCTATCACATAAAGAGGGCCCATTACACCTTCAGCAAGGTCATGCCTGACCTTCGGATAGAGCCTTACAGCGTATCTACTTCCAACTTCGAGATAGACAACTGGTACGGCGGAAAGGGGCTCGGCCTTCTAGCGATCGAGTTCATGAAATACTACTGGTACATGGGCAGGTTCGCCATCCTGGGAGAGCCGGGCCTTGCCAGGGCCGTCGCATCGAGGAGCGTGTAG
- a CDS encoding VOC family protein gives MPTVVHFEIPADDPDRARRFYYDMFGWQIEKIPGMEYWLINTTGEHPIDGGLMRRESPKQTITNYIDVSSIDEFMEKAKALGGKTLVSKKAVPGMGYYAICLDTEGNTFGIWEDSKEAR, from the coding sequence ATGCCCACGGTAGTGCATTTCGAGATCCCCGCCGACGACCCTGACAGGGCGCGGAGGTTCTATTACGACATGTTCGGCTGGCAGATCGAGAAGATACCCGGAATGGAATACTGGCTCATAAATACGACCGGCGAGCACCCCATAGACGGCGGCCTTATGCGGAGGGAAAGCCCGAAGCAGACGATCACCAACTACATTGACGTGAGCTCAATAGACGAATTCATGGAGAAGGCAAAGGCGCTCGGCGGGAAGACGCTGGTCTCGAAAAAGGCCGTGCCCGGAATGGGCTACTACGCCATATGCCTCGACACAGAGGGAAATACCTTCGGCATATGGGAGGACAGCAAGGAAGCGAGATGA